Within the Malus sylvestris chromosome 4, drMalSylv7.2, whole genome shotgun sequence genome, the region TATCTATCTCATCTCAATCATCTCAGGAAGCCAGAGCTGTTTAAATCATTAAGCATAATTAGATATTACAATGATTAAATGGACAACATCAGCACTCACCCTAAAATTCCCAACACAAGTTTTGCCAAGTACCCAAGAATCGTCATAGCCCAAGTAGTCTCAGCCTGGATTGACGCAGGACAATTAGAATAGAAGAGAGCTATATATATCAAATGTACAAGTCACATGTGTAATTCCCCTTACTTTCTCTCCTTGAGGATACACCTCTTCTAGAAGTTTTACATCTTCTTCTAATTGAAGCAGCTCCTGCAAAATTAAGCAAagaaaacttttgatgacttaAGTTGTTACAACAagacaaaaccaaaaaaaaaaaaaaactgatgccTAACTGTGAAATAAAATTTACACTATATGCAGAAATTGGATATACCTTTTCCACTGCCTTTACATTTTTACGCCATTTTCTACCCTTAGAGCCGCCTCTTTCTTCTTGATGAAGCGCATCAGCTGCTTTCTTCAACTCTTTCGCTTTCTTGCCCAGTTCAGTAGCTTCCTAGAATATAACAAGGAAAACTACCCATAAGCAATCAAAACTATCTTCATCGTCTTAAACTTTACGCTTGATAGAAAATAAAGTAGTACCTTGATATACTGTGACCGAGTAATAACAGCCTTTGGACGCCGGATGAATGAAAATATGAGTCCCAGCGGTAGACAAGCAATGCCAATACCACCAAATATCTGGATGATATAGAAGGATGTagatttaatatattttatacTATATAAAAAGTAGATGGGAAAATGCAATGTCACTATAATATTTTTGTTgactatacacacacacataaaaatTAACATATTTCCACACAGACATACATATCTGTATATACATACATAgtatcttgcaaaagaagaaaGGTAGTCTAATGAACTCATGAGAGGCATGTTGCTCCGCTGGACTGTAGCCAAGTTATCCAAACAATAGTTCTCAAGATTTAAACAGAAGAAGCTGATCTCTTTTCATCATCCACACTCATTTATCTAAAAATGGGTAAAGACTCCCCAGTTATCACATGCATATTCAATAACAACACAAATATGTGACGATTTCTGGGAACAAACTTACGGTAAAAAGCACGGATCCAACAATGGTAGCAAGAGCAACGACATATTCTGGAAAGGTAGTACGCATTGTCCATGTTTTCTCTGATGTATCACTTGTAAGATATGCAGAGCACTGTAAGGACAAGAGAAGCAGGACACAAATAAAACCAATATGAGTAAGAGGACCAAGATGGTGCAATCATAGGCCAATAAAACACATGTGACAAGCTCATACCGTCTTTGCGCCATTTATGCATTCATTGTTGCTAGAAAAGTCAAATGAACTGGGAAAGGAAGCTGTGGAAGAAGAGAGGTGCCTAATAGTAAAGTCCACCTTCCCAACTAGCCCTGATAAACAATCAAAGAGTAAACAAACGATACACAATCCAGAGTCTTCTAACAAAACATGTACAATAaagaatcaaaatttaaccaaaaaaatactTACAACTCGTGACGCACAGTTGTCCAAAAAAGAACAATTCTTTCAGTGCAAAGCAATAAATGTTCAGATGAAAATGACAAGTGAAGGAAACTAACCGTATAAGATTCCGAGTACAAGAGCGCAGACAATGGCAGTCACCCCTACCCACAACAAAGCGCTTCCAATCCGTTTTCCAACACTCCtgaacacaaaaacaaaaacccaattcaTAAACCAACAATAGAAAGCTGAATACGCGCAAAAATCTGACgttcatttatataaaaatgatAATTTCGATCAAAAACCCTAGAAGTACCTACTTGTCCTGGTCTCCTTCGTAGTAGAACATAGCGAAGGGGATGATGAAGAACACGAGCACGGCGTCAAGGATATAGATTGCGAGCCACAGATCCTTCATCGGGAGAGTGAGATTGCACGCGCCATTATATATCGCGTGGCGACACGCCTGGCGGTTGGCCACGTCGGCCGGCAGCATTAGTATTGAAATCGCGGCGACGGAGAGCCCCAAAACGACGACAAATTTGGGGAAGTATGCCTGGTTCTTATCGTCGGGGTGCTGGTAATTGACGAGCAGGTAGACATTGAAGACGAAGACGATGATGCAGAGAACAATGGCGACGATGACGAGCGCGAGGTTGAAATCGCCCATCGCGGCGGCGTCGTTTCAGCTGCTCTCGATTCGAATCGAATCGAATCGGAGAGATCGAGAAGGGGAATCagaaattagggttagggatgTGAAATTGCGCGTTCGAGTGATCGCAGATCTCTGTCGCTGGTTCGAAAAGAAGCAGAGCCGTTGAGGGAGAGAAAGGGGAAACCGGGAAAGGTTGAGGGCTCGGTTCCAGTGACGTGGTGTAGGACCTGTAGGTCTGTTTTGCCGTTGGAGTTATAATTACGGTTCTGTCCTTGAAGAAGCGCGGCTAGGGAGGTGGTTCGGGGGTTTTATTGTAAAATGAGGGGGTGTCCGCGACAAACAGCAACAGGCTGTCAAACATTGAGGCTGGAGGCTGGTTCGAGACATGCATAAATCGCTCGAAAGCTCCGCGGCGGAAAGCGTGTGACGTGACTGACGTCACCCCTTTATGCGGGAGAGTGTTCAAACTAAAACGTGGGACcctcttcaatttatttttttatattttaaggtTACTTTCATATTTGCTCGCTATACTCTTGAGGATTGTTCACTTTGATCCTTCAACTTCTTTGGTGTTAGTGCAAAAAACTTCCTTGTTAAATAGTTAAACACCGtgttcgacaaaaaaaaaataatagttaAACACCGTGGTGCTGGTATGTTCAAAGTTCAAACGAGTAAATCGGTTTATGGCAAAATTTTCCCCCCAACTGAAATTCAAACGAGTAAATCAACCGATTTGAACTGCACTCATTTtaaatctttttgtttttgtcacTATTATTATGATTTAACACATATTTAAGAGTTTAATTGCTAGTTTGGAACCCAAAAAATAGTGAAACAACCATCTCGAATTTAGAGTAAGGTAGTATTTTAAGATGattcaaattttcaacaatATACGCAACCTAAATTCTTCTTATCATAAAAtgagaaacaaagaaaattagggtttgaggGAGtcaagaggagagagagagatggatgaGCCGCAGACTCAGAACGTGAAACGAGGGAGGGTGGAGTCTGAGAATGAGAGTAGGTCTTTGTATATTTGCATGGTCCAGTATGTGGGGGATCACCCTCGTTACATTGTCCACGCCATCAATTTCGTAGATTTTGTTATCATGCTCCTGTAAGATTCACGCTCAACCTCCTACTGTTGACGGCGATGAGCTCGTGACAACCAAGTATGCGACTTCTGTTCCTCCGGTTCTGGTGAATTGCCCTTCCAGCGGAATTTGGCCTCCATACATGACGATAATCTTTGCTACTCGCCTGCTTGTGGCATCTTCGGCTCCCAAATCACTTTTGCCGGCGGCTTGGAACCCGATAGGATACGGTCAGGACCCTCATTGACTGCAAGTAAGAAGATTTATGTGTTTGAGACAGATTCTAGTGTCTAATCGAATCCTTCCATTAGGCCCCTTTCTGAAAGCAGCCGCAGGCATTATAACCGATGAATTCATAGGCGAAAAAACCCAACCATTTATGGTTGATTTCAACAGGGACGATGGGAAGAATGATCTCTATGCTCCCTCCGGTTCTCCCTTTTATTTGTGTTTCCCTCCCACTTTTGAGGTACTTTACGGGACATGCAAGGAATAGGTTACTCTGCCGGAAATTCCATTTTTCCACCTTCGTTGTGGtccttatttttcttatgctgTTGTGGGCACTAAGGTATTGGTCTCCAGCCTCGAAACTCCTGTGTTCTGCTTTGACGTGGCTGAGAAGGATCCCGAACGGCAACACTGGAGACAACTGTCTTCCATGCTCTTTAATGGTATGGACTTTCCCTTCGTGGGCACGGCTTTAGTCCTCGACTTGGATGATAGTGACGATGAGAAGCTAATGTTTGCGTATCAAGAGACCGACCAAGAACATTCTCTTTGAGGCCTAGCTGCTTACCGTAAGTGCATGATGTGTTGAAACTGAACTAGGTTTAcgtgaagttttgagaatacgAACACAAAGTATATTGCACTGGATAACTCAGAAGCATTCTTATTAAACTGAAAGACATCAATCAGCTATTAAATAGCCTTACATcaacaagaaaaatgaaataacaACCCACGATAACAACAACCCTAGAATCGTGGTAATCGACTAATTCAAAAACAGATAACAAACTTTTCCCTCAAGTATAGGAGGGTTATTAGCACGTCCAGGGTATAAGCCCTAGAATAAAGGAAATCTATCAACTAGAATCTTTGACAACTTCAACATCCTCCCTTAAACTGAATACTATTGATTCAGTTTATTCCAGGCCATTTGCATACACCCATTAGGTCTCGCAGTTTCTGAAATACTTCAAGTTTCAGTGGCTTCGTCATCACGTCTGCAATCTGCTCCTGAGTAGAACACTGCAGCAGCTCCACTACTTCATCCATAACAAGATCTCGAAGGAAGTGAAACCTTACATCTATATGTTTACTGCGACCATGCATTACTGGATTCTTTGACAGCTTAATGGTTGAGATATTATCACAGTAAACCTTTGTTGGACCGTTTTGCCTTAGATTCAAGCAACTCAAA harbors:
- the LOC126619165 gene encoding LIMR family protein At5g01460, with amino-acid sequence MGDFNLALVIVAIVLCIIVFVFNVYLLVNYQHPDDKNQAYFPKFVVVLGLSVAAISILMLPADVANRQACRHAIYNGACNLTLPMKDLWLAIYILDAVLVFFIIPFAMFYYEGDQDKSVGKRIGSALLWVGVTAIVCALVLGILYGLVGKVDFTIRHLSSSTASFPSSFDFSSNNECINGAKTCSAYLTSDTSEKTWTMRTTFPEYVVALATIVGSVLFTIFGGIGIACLPLGLIFSFIRRPKAVITRSQYIKEATELGKKAKELKKAADALHQEERGGSKGRKWRKNVKAVEKELLQLEEDVKLLEEVYPQGEKAETTWAMTILGYLAKLVLGILGLIVSVAWIAHIVIYLLISPPFSPFLNEVFIKLDDVWGLLGTVAFAFFCFYLLLAVIAGAMMLGMKLVFITIHPMKWGATLMNSFLFNVGLILLSSISVIQFCSTAFAYYAQATAAQEIFGHTLQSLRGIRYLYKYNVFQIAFVALAGLTFVYYAAFGWRRKKPSGRFQLSS